From Lactobacillus sp. PV012:
CTGCAAGCTCAGCTACTTCAAGTGCAAGCTCACAGGCTACTGACTACAAGAAGCCAACTACAATTCTTACTAATACCACTCAAGGTAGAGTTCCAAGTGCAAATGCAACTGTAAGTAACTTGCCAGAAGGAAGTAAAGTAGTTTGGATTAAGAAACCAGATGTTTCTAAACCAGGAATTCAAAAGGGTGTAATTCAAATTACTTATCCTGATGGTCGAACTGAAAGAATAACTATTGAAGTAAATGTACGTCCAAAGGCTACTCAAATTAGTGCAAGACCTCATCGTTCACCTAAACGTACAGCTTCAAGAAATCGCTATGGAAACTCTAACGCTCGACGTGCTCAATGGTTAAGAGATCGTGGATATGTAGTAATTGTAGGACCAGATGGTGAAATTATTAGCTACTACAAGGCTAAGGATGGTATTGGTAGAATCGTCGAAGATAAGAAAGAATTGCCACAAACTGGTGCAAGCCAATTAGATAATATGGCTGCAATTCTTGGATTAAGCTTAGCAAGTTTAGGATTTATCTTTGGATTAGCTGATATCAAAAAGAGAAAAAAGGAAGATTAATAATCTAACCTGAAAAAAGTGATACTGAAAAGTATCGCTTTTTTAATACCAATAATTTTTGTTAATTAAAAAGTGTCTAGTAAAACTACTTGACTCACTTTCTCAGAATGGTATAATACAGAAGTTGAGAACAAGAAGAAGCACCCGCTTCTCGCCTAAGTTAATTATTACCTCTAGGCTGATCGATAATATCTGTTGATTAAAGGCGGGGTGTTTATTTACCCGCCTTTTTCTTGTCCTCGAAATTAACATGGAGGTGAATACCCATACCAAAGAATATGATCTTAAACGAAGATATCCGTGCTCGTGAAGTCCGTTTAATTGGAGACGATGGTCAACAAGTTGGTGTTGTTTCTAAAGCTGATGCATTACGCCAAGCAGCTGATGCGGATTTAGACTTAGTTCTTATTTCACCTAATGCTAAGCCACCAGTTGCTCGCATTATGAATTACGGAAAATATCGTTTTGAACAACAAAAGAAAGCTAAGGAAAACCGTAAGAATCAAAAGGTTCTTGCAGTTAAAGAAATTCGTTTAAGTCCCACAATTGAAGGAAATGACTTTGATACTAAATTAAAGCATGTCCGTAAATTTTTGACTAAAGGCGCTAAAGTTAGAGTTTCTATTCGCTTTAGAGGCCGTGCAATTACTCACAAAGAATTAGGTAAAGATGTTTTAGAAAAGATGGCAGACCAAGTTAGTGATTTGGCAAATGTTATTACTAAACCTAAGATGGAAGGCCGTTCTATGTTCTTAATGTTGGCTCCTGTGAGTGATAAAGACAAAAAGAAGAAGTAGTTAATGGAGGAATAGATATGCCAAAGCAAAAGACACACCGCGCTTCCGCAAAGCGTTTTAAGAGAACAGCTAATGGTGGTTTAAAGCGTCACCACGCTTACACTGGACACCGTTTCCATGGTAAGACTAAGAAACAACGTCGTCATTTGAGAAAAGCTGCAATGGTTTCAGCAAGTGATATGAAGCGCATCAAACAGATGCTTTCCCAAATGCGTTAATTTATCAAGTAGAGTTTTTGAGGAGGAATTTTAGATGCCAAGAACTAAAGGTGGAACCGTAACACGCGCACGTCGTAAGAAGTTATTGAAGTTAGCTAAGGGTTACCGTGGCTCAAAGCACATTCAATTTAAAGCAGCAAGTACTCAAATCTTTGTATCACGTAAGTACGCTTTCCGTGATCGTAAGAAGGTTAAGAGCGAATTTAGAAGATTATGGATTTCTCGTATTAATGCTGCTGCAAGACAAAATGGTCTTTCATACAGCAAGTTAATGCACGGTCTTAAGCTTGCAGGAATTGATATGAACCGTAAGATGTTAGCAGATATTGCTTACACTGACGAAAAGACTTTTGCTGAATTAGCAGAAACTGCAAAGAAAGCTTTAGCAGCTGCTTAATTAAACTAAATAAGTATTAAAAGAACTGAGA
This genomic window contains:
- the infC gene encoding translation initiation factor IF-3; amino-acid sequence: MILNEDIRAREVRLIGDDGQQVGVVSKADALRQAADADLDLVLISPNAKPPVARIMNYGKYRFEQQKKAKENRKNQKVLAVKEIRLSPTIEGNDFDTKLKHVRKFLTKGAKVRVSIRFRGRAITHKELGKDVLEKMADQVSDLANVITKPKMEGRSMFLMLAPVSDKDKKKK
- the rpmI gene encoding 50S ribosomal protein L35; amino-acid sequence: MPKQKTHRASAKRFKRTANGGLKRHHAYTGHRFHGKTKKQRRHLRKAAMVSASDMKRIKQMLSQMR
- the rplT gene encoding 50S ribosomal protein L20, which gives rise to MPRTKGGTVTRARRKKLLKLAKGYRGSKHIQFKAASTQIFVSRKYAFRDRKKVKSEFRRLWISRINAAARQNGLSYSKLMHGLKLAGIDMNRKMLADIAYTDEKTFAELAETAKKALAAA